A genomic window from Diorhabda sublineata isolate icDioSubl1.1 chromosome 8, icDioSubl1.1, whole genome shotgun sequence includes:
- the LOC130447369 gene encoding uncharacterized protein LOC130447369 isoform X2, protein MRFCIVYGNSEDDVKHLFCFPRSADRSQIWQEAMGMKYRPLCGHVRICNEHFTKDRFVPCTSVLRLKADAVPTILEVQKDHVMKGLDQIANKKVNIISQYIIKPEPQFSWNPYDLMLLVLIQSVFVMKRCGIALLLL, encoded by the exons ATGAGATTTTGTATTGTGTACGGTAATTCTGAAGACGACGTAAAGCATTTATTTTGCTTTCCCCGTAGCGCAGACAg GTCGCAAATATGGCAGGAAGCTATGGGAATGAAATATAGACCACTATGTGGCCATGTTAGAATCTGCAATGAGCATTTCACAAAAGATAGATTTGTGCCGTGTACCTCAGTTTTACGTTTGAAAGCTGATGCAGTGCCCACAATTCTGGAAGTCCAGAAGGACCATGTTATGAAG ggACTGGACCAGATagcaaataaaaaagtaaacatTATATCCCAATATATAATAAAGCCAGAACCACAG ttttcttGGAATCCCTATGATCTAATGTTACTAGTTCTCATTCAGTCTGTGTTTGTTATGAAAAGATGTGGCAtagcattattattattgtga
- the LOC130447369 gene encoding uncharacterized protein LOC130447369 isoform X1 has protein sequence MRFCIVYGNSEDDVKHLFCFPRSADRSQIWQEAMGMKYRPLCGHVRICNEHFTKDRFVPCTSVLRLKADAVPTILEVQKDHVMKGLDQIANKKVNIISQYIIKPEPQTLLYTKSLSNANSEVTEHEKTNSSQSPSQRAVTLISSTVRCRRTLFKDVEGLCSTQITPRKQKLMVIVKRKQGLLR, from the exons ATGAGATTTTGTATTGTGTACGGTAATTCTGAAGACGACGTAAAGCATTTATTTTGCTTTCCCCGTAGCGCAGACAg GTCGCAAATATGGCAGGAAGCTATGGGAATGAAATATAGACCACTATGTGGCCATGTTAGAATCTGCAATGAGCATTTCACAAAAGATAGATTTGTGCCGTGTACCTCAGTTTTACGTTTGAAAGCTGATGCAGTGCCCACAATTCTGGAAGTCCAGAAGGACCATGTTATGAAG ggACTGGACCAGATagcaaataaaaaagtaaacatTATATCCCAATATATAATAAAGCCAGAACCACAG acTCTTTTGTATACCAAATCATTAAGTAATGCAAACAGTGAAGTTACTGAACATGAGAAAACAAATTCCTCGCAGTCACCATCCCAACGGGCTGTCACACTAATTTCAAGTACAGTTAGATGTAGAAGGACTCTTTTTAAGGACGTTGAAGGCTTGTGTTCAACACAGATAACACCAAGAAAGCAAAAGTTGATGGTTATTGTGAAGAGGAAGCAGGGTCTCTTGCGATAG